One Osmerus mordax isolate fOsmMor3 chromosome 25, fOsmMor3.pri, whole genome shotgun sequence DNA window includes the following coding sequences:
- the zar1l gene encoding ZAR1-like protein: MEGFMFSPYNFSGYPGCGPILHGNPKLKPYNFAKKGGLYMTPDALDYLDMCKRVQLKAILSQVNPGLTPRHRTANTKEFGVQVNAKVDAIIQCSLGPKTLFYRERQITEFRSPVKKPAPLTPNGKNIPSTPVNNVRFSRPLAIYSPVFDRRFLTKSMKSNNDSANHEGVEDVSRGSDEEAEAYQTIEHEGVPEEQRKDISKPQHPESKGYNFQFLEQRYGFFHCGKCNIRWESAYVWCISGTSKVYFKQLCRKCQEGSNPYRVEDIQCQECSQTRCCCERKQRHIDLRRPHRQELCGRCRGKRLSCDTTYSFKYIV, encoded by the exons ATGGAGGGATTTATGTTTTCGCCGTACAACTTTAGTGGATATCCGGGCTGCGGTCCTATTCTCCATGGAAACCCGAAGCTCAAACCCTATAACTTTGCAAAGAAAGGCGGCCTGTATATGACGCCGGATGCCCTCGACTATCTGGATATGTGCAAACGGGTTCAGCTAAAGGCCATTCTGTCGCAGGTGAACCCCGGCCTCACACCTCGTCACAGGACCGCTAATACGAAGGAGTTCGGCGTTCAAGTCAACGCAAAGGTTGATGCCATAATTCAGTGTTCTCTTGGACCCAAAACGCTTTTTTACCGGGAGCGGCAAATTACTGAGTTTAGGTCGCCAGTTAAGAAGCCGGCTCCATTGACCCCAAACGGAAAAAATATTCCGAGCACGCCGGTGAACAACGTGCGCTTTTCACGACCACTCGCCATCTACTCTCCCGTGTTTGATCGGAGATTTCTCACGAAATCGATGAAATCGAACAATGACAGTGCAAACCACGAAGGCGTTGAGGACGTTAGTCGCGGTAGTGATGAAGAGGCCGAAGCCTATCAAACTATTGAGCACGAGGGCGTTCCGGAGGAGCAGCGAAAGGATATCAGTAAACCCCAGCACCCGGAATCGAAAGGATACAACttccag TTTCTGGAACAGAGGTACGGGTTCTTCCACTGCGGCAAGTGCAACATCCGATGGGAGAGCGCGTATGTGTGGTGCATCTCCGGCACCAGTAAG GTGTACTTCAAGCAGCTGTGCCGCAAGTGCCAGGAGGGGTCAAACCCATACAGGGTGGAGGACATCCAGTGCCAG GAGTGCTCCCAGACGCGCTGCTGCTGCGAGAGGAAACAGCGGCACATCGACCTGAGACGACCCCACCGCCAGGAGCTCTGCGGCCGCTGCCGGGGCAAGAGGCTGTCCTGCGACACCACCTACAGCTTCAAGTACATCGTCTGA
- the LOC136933289 gene encoding LOW QUALITY PROTEIN: sister chromatid cohesion protein PDS5 homolog B-like (The sequence of the model RefSeq protein was modified relative to this genomic sequence to represent the inferred CDS: inserted 2 bases in 2 codons; deleted 7 bases in 6 codons) — translation MAHSKARATDGKVTYPPGVKEISDKISKEEMVRRLKMVVKTFMDMDQDSEEEKELYLNLALHLASDFFLKHPDKDVRLLVACCLADIFRIYAPEAPYTSPDKLKDIFMFITRQLKGLEDTKSAQFNRYFYLLENIAWVKSYNICFELEDSNEIFTQLYRTLFQVINNGHNQKVHMHMVDLMSSIVCEGDSVSQELLDTVLVNLVPAHKNLNKQAYDLAKALLKRTAQAIEPYITNFFNLVLMLGKTSVSDLSEHVFDLILELYNIDSHLLLSVLPQLEFKLKALNEMWKCQNMLRHNVKDLLDLVKQPKSDASSKAVFAKVMVITRNLPDPGKAQDFVKKLAQVLEDDERIRDQLETLVSPACSCKQAEVCVRDVTKKLGSPKQPSNPFLEMVKFLLERIAPVHIDTESISALIKQVNKSIDGTADDEEEGAPTDQAIRAGLELLKVLSFXHPVSFHSAETFESLLGCLKMEDEKVAEAALQIFKNTXSKMEESFPHIKSVLLPVLQAKAKRGPPRQAKYAIHCIHAMFTNRDTHFAQDLRAPPQGLDPGDLEQLTTPLTTLGHLAMLAPEQFAAPLKSLVANFIVKDLLMNDRMPGKKTTKLWVPDDEVSPETLAKIQGIKLMVRWLLGVKNNQSKSGNSTLRMLTAILHSDGDLTEQGKMSKPDMSRLRLAAACALLKLAQEPCYHEIITLEQYQLCALVINDECYQVRQGFAQKLHKGLCRLRLPLEYLAVFALCAKDPVKERRAHARQCLVKNVNIRREYLKQHAAVSEKLFSLLPEYVVPYAIHLLVHDPDYVKVQDIEQLKDIKESLWFVLEIIMAKNENNSHAFIRKMVENIKQTKDAQAPADAKINERSYTRCGDVAMNIVISKSTTYSLESPKDPVLPHDYFTKPDKNFSNTKNYLPPEMKSFFTPREGEGGENPPKAANVLGAVNKPLASAGKQLQSKASRMETASNDDSPSSPSSPQRAKARHDSAEMDHSENEDISLVKRADNPDKDSEKPRGRKRAAPSHQDDQDGKPKRGRKKAVPAATAAANPVAELDDQWGEDSRLGDGLMEDEQNSPPKKARRGRPPKAAAAAGANQESPAKGRRGRKKAAPPPEEEEEEEEEEEGAEEEEEVVEEEEEDKSSEAEVKTKGGRPTRAPRRSQQSSESAESTPQKRRGRPPKATPPAAAAAKKPTRAGRSKTAAAAAAAREEEEEEEEEEEQEEEEEEQATPKGRRKAPARRR, via the exons ATGGCTCACTCTAAAGCTCGAGCCACAGACGGGAAGGTCACCTACCCACCCGGGGTGAAGGAGATCTCCGACAAGATCTCCAAGGAGGAGATGGTCCGCAGACTAAAG ATGGTGGTGAAGACCTTCATGGACATGGACCAGGActcggaggaggagaaggagctgtACCTGAACCTGGCCCTCCACCTGGCCTCGGACTTCTTCCTCAAACACCCCGACAAGGACGTGCGCCTGCTGGTGGCCTGCTGC CTGGCGGACATCTTCAGGATCTATGCCCCCGAGGCACCGTACACCTCCCCGGACAAGCTCAAG GATATCTTCATGTTCATCACCAGGCAGCTGAAAGGTCTGGAG GACACCAAGAGCGCTCAGTTCAACAGATACTTCTACCtgcttgag AACATAGCGTGGGTGAAGTCCTACAACATCTGCTTTGAGCTGGAGGACAGCAACGAGATCTTCACCCAGCTGTACCGAACACTGTTCCAGGTCATCAA CAACGGCCACAACCAGAAGGTGCACATGCACATGGTGGACCTGATGAGCTCCATCGTGTGTGAGGGCGACAGCGTGTCTCAGGAGCTGCTGGACACCGTGCTGGTCAACCTGGTGCCAGcacacaag aacctCAACAAGCAGGCGTATGACCTGGCCAAAGCACTGTTGAAGAGGACAGCTCAGGCCATCGAACCATACATCACCAAC ttcttCAACCTGGTGCTGATGCTGGGGAAGACGTCAGTGAGCGACCTGTCGGAGCACGTGTTTGACCTCATCCTGGAGCTGTACAACATCGACAGCCACCTGCTGCTCTCTGTGCTGCCCCAGCTGGAGTTCAAgctgaag GCTCTGAACGAGATGTGGAAGTGTCAGAACATGCTGAGGCACAACGTCAAAGACCTGCTGGACCTGGTCAAGCAGCCCAAG tcGGACGCGTCCAGCAAAGCTGTGTTTGCCAAGGTCATGGTTATAACCC GCAACCTGCCAGACCCGGGCAAGGCCCAGGACTTTGTGAAGAAGCTGGCCCAGGTCCTGGAGGACGACGAGCGGATCCGGGACCAACTGGAGACCCTGGTCAGCCCGGCCTGCTCCTGCAAGCAGGCCGAGGTCTGCGTG AGAGACGTCACTAAGAAGCTGGGCAGCCCGAAACAGCCCAGCAACCCCTTCCTGGAGATGGTCAAGTTC CTGCTGGAGAGGATCGCCCCCGTACACATCGACACCGAGTccatcag tgctCTGATCAAGCAGGTGAACAAGTCCATAGACGGCACTgccgatgatgaggaggagggcgcTCCTACTGATCAG GCCatcagggctgggctggagctgctcaag gtgttgtCCT ACCACCCGGTCTCCTTCCACTCGGCAGAGACCTTCGAGTCCCTGCTGGGCTGCCTGAAGATGGAGGACGAGAAGGTGGCCGAGGCGGCTCTGCAGATCTTCAAGAACA GCagcaagatggaggagagcttCCCTCACATCAAGTC TGTCCTGCTGCCGGTACTGCAGGCCAAGGCCAAGAGGGGGCCCCCCCGCCAGGCCAAGTACGCCATCCACTGCATCCACGCCATGTTCACCAACAGAGACACGCACTTCGCGCAGGATCTTCGAG ccccTCCACAAGGCCTGGACCCGGGCGACCTGGAGCAGCTGACCACTCCCCTCACCACGCTGGGCCACCTGGCCATGCTGGCCCCAGAGCAGTTTGCCGCGCCCCTAAAGTCCCTGGTCGCCAACTTCATCGTCAAGGACCTGCTCATGAACGACAGg ATGCCGGGCAAGAAGACCACCAAGCTGTGGGTTCCTGATGATGAGGTGTCCCCGGAGACACTGGCCAAG ATCCAGGGCATTAAGCTGATGGTGAGGTGGCTGCTGGGGGTGAAGAACAACCAGAGCAAGTCTGGCAACTCCACC CTGCGCATGCTTACAGCCATCCTGCACAGTGACGGGGACCTGACGGAGCAGGGCAAGATGAg TAAGCCAGACATGTCTCGCCTGCGCCTGGCGGCGGCCTGCGCCCTGCTGAAGCTGGCCCAGGAGCCCTGCTACCACGAGATCATCACCCTGGAGCAGTACCAGCTGTGTGCCCTCGTCATCAAC gatgAGTGTTACCAGGTGCGCCAGGGCTTCGCCCAGAAGCTCCACAAGGGCCTGTGTCGCCTGCGCCTGCCCCTGGAGTACCTGGCCGTGTTCGCGCTCTGCGCCAAGGACCCGGTGAAGGAGCGCCGGGCGCACGCACGCCAGTGCCTCGTCAAGAACGTCAACATCCGCAGGGAGTACCTGAAGCAGCACGCAGCCGTCagcg aGAAGCtgttctccctgctccctgagTACGTGGTGCCCTACGCCATCCACCTGCTGGTGCACGACCCCGACTACGTCAAGGTCCAGGACATCGAGCAGCTCAAAGACATCAAAGA gtctcTCTGGTTTGTGCTGGAGATCATCATGGCTAAGAATGAGAACAACAGCCACGCCTTCATCAGGAAGATGGTGGAGAACATCAAGCAGACCAAGGACGCGCAGGCGCCCGCCGACGCCAAGATCAACgag agaAGCTATACACGGTGTGGCGACGTGGCCATGAACATCGTCATCTCCAAGAGCACCACCTACAGTCTGGAGTCGCCCAAGGACCCGGTCCTGCCCCACGAC TACTTCACCAAGCctgacaag AACTTCAGCAACACCAAGAACTACCTCCCTCCTGAGATGAAGTCCTTCTTCACGCCCCgggaaggtgagggaggagagaaccct CCCAAGGCAGCTAACGTCCTGGGAGCGGTCAACAAGCCCCTGGCCTCGGCAGGCAAGCAGCTCCAGAGCAAGGCCTCCAGGATGGAGACGGCCAGCAACGACgacagcccctccagccccagctccccCCAGCGCGCCAAGgccag ACACGACAGCGCGGAGATGGACCACAGTGAGAACGAGGACATCAGCCTGGTCAAGAGGGCAGACAACCCAGACaag GACAGCGAGAAGCCGCGTGGGCGCAAGCGCGCCGCCCCCAGTCACCAGGACGACCAGGACGGCAAGCCCAAGCGCGGGCGCAAGAAGGCGGTGCCGGCGGCGACTGCGGCGGCCAATCCCGTGGCGGAGCTCGACGACCAATGGGGCGAGGACTCGCGTCTCGGAGACGGCCTGATGGAGGACGAGCAGAACAGCCCGCCCAAGAAGGCGCGTCGCGGCCGGCCCCCGAAGGCGGCCGCGGCTGCGGGGGCCAATCAGGAGTCCCCGGCTAAAGGGAGGCGGGGCCGCAAGAaggctgcccctccccctgaagaggaggaggaggaggaggaggaggaagagggcgcggaggaggaggaggaggtggtagaggaggaagaggaggataagaGCAGCGAGGCGGAGGTGAAGACCAAGGGAGGGAGGCCGACGCGGGCGCCACGGCGATCACAACAAAG ctctGAGTCGGCAGAGTCCACGCCACAGAAAAGAAGAGGCCGGCCGCCCAAAGCGACCCCGcctgccgccgccgccgccaagAAACCAAC gcGCGCTGGGCGATCGAAGAcggcggcagcagcagcagcagccagagaggaggaagaggaggaggaggaggaagaggagcaggaggaggaggaggaggagcaggccacaCCCAAG GGTCGACGAAAGGCACCGGCCAGGAGAAgatga